The Atribacterota bacterium genomic interval TTTCAATATAATCTCAGATATTTGTACTTACATGATACATTTAGAAATTTTTTTCAACTGTTAATCAAATTCAGATTATAAATAGTTATTGTATTTTGGTTTTGAGCTTATATTCAATTCTTGTCTTTAAATTTACTTTTCATCTTATCAATAATTGATTGGTACTCATCAAGCCTCTGTTTTTTATTGTTTGTTGTATTCCTGAATTTCAAGACAAAATATTTTAATTTGTTGTTTTCTTCTTTCAAATAATTATATCTTTTTAGCATAAATAGAAAACCCAGAATAGTAATTATTAAAGCAATAATTAAAACTACAATAATCATCTCTTGAATAGCCATTATTTTCCTTTTACAGCCCTATCTTTTCTTAGACAATTTATAAATATAGATTAATATATCAAAATGACAGATATTATTTTTTAATTAGAATTGTAACTTGCTTCGTCTTTCCATTAAAAACACGTCTCTCCATGTACCATCTTTCATTTTACCAATCTTTTCCCTGATTCCAATTATTCTAAAACCGCATTTTTCATGGAGAGCTATACTATCCTTGTTTTCTAAAAAAATTGTGGATTGCAAAGTCCAGAAGTTATTATCTTCAGATGTTTTAATTAATTTTTTCAACAAAGCATTACCAACACCTTTACCTTGATAATCCTTACCTACATATATACTAATCTCAGCAACTCCGGAATAAACACTTCTCCTGGAAACAGGGCTTAAAGCTGCCCAACCATATACTTTGTCCTTCTTCCTTGCTGCTAATCTACAGGATTTAATATGATTTGCATCCCATTCTTCCCAGCTGGGAGCTTTTGTTTCAAAGGTTGCATTGCCGGTATTAATTCCTTCTAAATAAATTTTTTTAATCTGACTCCAATCCTTAAACCGAATTTTATTTATTGAATATTCCATGTAATATCTCTAAAAATATATTTTTATCATGCATTGATTTGGTTCTGATTATTAACTCAACTTTTTTAACAAAATGAATACGCATTTTTATTATAATAAAATAAGAATATTTTAGAAAGTTTTATACTAAAAACATGTATGCTTATTTATTACCATACTTATAATGCTAAAACAAAATTAATTTCTAAGAGATCAACATGCATGATAAGCTCATAGTTTGATTTTCAGCAGACAAATTGTTTGAATCGCTCATAATCACTTTTCTGACATTCTAAGTTTAATAGTGTTCCTTTGTTTTTATGAATAATCGATTTTATATAGGTATTGCCATTTAAATATGACAATAAATTACCCTGACTATAGGGAATAAGCATACGGCATTTAATATACTCTTTATTAATTTCCTGGTTTATTCGCTCTAATAAATTATCCAGTCCAATCTTTTTTCTCGCAGAAATAAATACTTTATTACTAATAGTCTGCATACTATATTCCGGAATTAAATCTATCTTGTTATATACATATATGACAGGAACATTTTCAGTTCCAATTTCCTGCAAAGTGTTATCGGTTACTTTAATTTGTTGCTCATAGTCAGGATCAGAAATATCAACAATATGTAATATTAAATCAGCCATTCTTACCTCTTCCAGAGTCGATCGGAAAGCTTTGACTAAACTATGTGGTAAATCATTAACAAAACCAACCGTATCTGATAAAAGGAAATCCCTGCTTCCGGGCAATTTAATTTTTCTAACTGAGGTATCCAAAGTAGCAAATAGCATGTCTTTTTCTATTACCTTTTTAGATTCTGGCTTTCCAGACATCCCTAATAAGGCATTCATCAAAGTAGATTTACCAGAATTAGTATAACCCACTAAGGCTACAGTGGGTAACTTACTTTTGCTTCTCTTTTTGCGCTGAATTTGACGCTCATTACTAATAGAGTCCAGTTCTTTATTCAACTCGTATATCTTCCTCTCCAACTGCCTTCTATCTAATTCTAATGCCTTCTCTCCAGGTCCTCTGGTTTTAGTTCCTACTCCTCCGCTTTGTTGGGCTAATGATTCATTGAGTCCTACTAATCTTGGAAGCATATACTGCATTTTAGCCATTTCCACCTGCAGTTTAGCTTCTCTTGTCTTTGCCCTTCGGGAAAATATTTCTAAGATAAGAGAAGTCCTGTCCATGATTCTATACTCCAGTGCTCTAACCAGATTTCTGAGTTGTGAAGGTGAAAGTTCATTGTTAAATATCAATATATCTGCTTCCTTATCATTGGCCAAAAGTTTCAACTCTTCTATTTTTCCAGACCCTATATAGAAAGAATTGTTAATGCATTTTAAGTTTTGTTCAGCATGACCTACAACTTTATAATTACAAGCAAGAGCAAGATTCTTAAGTTCATTCATTGACTCATCAAAATGATATTGTTTATTTATATTTACTCCTATTAAAAAGACTTTTTCTTTTCGTAGCATAATTATTTTATCACTCCTAAAAATTAACAGTTATTTTTGCCTTCCTAAAATAAAAAAAATAGGCTGCAATGAACACTTTTCATCAACAACCTATTTTATGAAAATTTAATAATATAAATCTGATTACCTTTTATCCTAAATTACGAAAATACGAAAAATTCATTGCAAAGTCTAAACCATAAAGATTAGATTCTTTCGGTTAAATTTTTTAATTTGGTCTTTTTAGATATTAAATTTAAAATTAACTTTTTATCCTTGCAATTAAACTTTTCAGAAATATATTTTTACCAATAATAGCACATAAACCTGTTTTTATCAATGAGTTGAAGGGTTTT includes:
- a CDS encoding GNAT family N-acetyltransferase; translation: MEYSINKIRFKDWSQIKKIYLEGINTGNATFETKAPSWEEWDANHIKSCRLAARKKDKVYGWAALSPVSRRSVYSGVAEISIYVGKDYQGKGVGNALLKKLIKTSEDNNFWTLQSTIFLENKDSIALHEKCGFRIIGIREKIGKMKDGTWRDVFLMERRSKLQF
- the hflX gene encoding GTPase HflX gives rise to the protein MLRKEKVFLIGVNINKQYHFDESMNELKNLALACNYKVVGHAEQNLKCINNSFYIGSGKIEELKLLANDKEADILIFNNELSPSQLRNLVRALEYRIMDRTSLILEIFSRRAKTREAKLQVEMAKMQYMLPRLVGLNESLAQQSGGVGTKTRGPGEKALELDRRQLERKIYELNKELDSISNERQIQRKKRSKSKLPTVALVGYTNSGKSTLMNALLGMSGKPESKKVIEKDMLFATLDTSVRKIKLPGSRDFLLSDTVGFVNDLPHSLVKAFRSTLEEVRMADLILHIVDISDPDYEQQIKVTDNTLQEIGTENVPVIYVYNKIDLIPEYSMQTISNKVFISARKKIGLDNLLERINQEINKEYIKCRMLIPYSQGNLLSYLNGNTYIKSIIHKNKGTLLNLECQKSDYERFKQFVC